The proteins below come from a single Sphingomonas carotinifaciens genomic window:
- a CDS encoding GDSL-type esterase/lipase family protein has translation MKRAAIALLAALFAVPAAAQGYQSSPERRIVAERDWGPWLGPFRARLVPSLMQDFGERYLYAPANAALAAPRRGERRVVFLGDSITDKWNLAASFPGRSYVNRGIGSQVTAQMLLRFHQDVVGLKPAAVVILAGINDIQGFLQQETPEQIEANWEAMADLADAHGIAVVFASLLPVNDYTPAARDVVKERKPATIVALNRWLRAFCARRGYAYADYHTALVDRAGLMARPYTRDGVHPLGNAYARMAPIAEAAIEQALGLAHHRRR, from the coding sequence TATCAAAGCTCGCCCGAACGCCGCATCGTGGCGGAACGGGACTGGGGCCCGTGGCTCGGCCCGTTTCGCGCCAGGCTGGTCCCCAGCCTGATGCAGGATTTCGGCGAACGCTATCTCTACGCGCCCGCCAATGCGGCACTGGCAGCCCCCAGACGCGGGGAGCGCCGCGTCGTCTTCCTCGGCGACTCGATCACCGACAAGTGGAACCTCGCCGCCAGCTTTCCGGGCCGGTCCTATGTCAATCGCGGCATCGGCAGCCAGGTCACCGCGCAGATGCTGCTGCGTTTCCATCAGGACGTGGTCGGGCTGAAGCCTGCGGCCGTCGTGATCCTCGCCGGCATCAACGACATTCAGGGATTTCTGCAACAGGAAACGCCCGAACAGATCGAGGCGAACTGGGAGGCGATGGCCGATCTCGCCGACGCGCACGGGATCGCCGTCGTCTTCGCCTCGCTGCTGCCGGTCAACGATTATACGCCCGCCGCCCGCGACGTGGTGAAGGAGCGCAAGCCCGCGACCATCGTCGCGCTGAACCGCTGGCTGCGCGCCTTTTGCGCCCGTCGCGGCTATGCCTATGCCGACTACCACACCGCGCTCGTCGACCGCGCCGGCCTGATGGCGCGCCCCTATACCCGGGACGGCGTTCATCCGCTGGGCAACGCCTATGCGCGCATGGCACCCATCGCTGAGGCCGCGATCGAACAGGCGCTGGGCCTTGCCCATCACAGGAGACGATAG
- a CDS encoding SGNH/GDSL hydrolase family protein produces MRRTRLIGAGLALLSSAALSAQTNVPGDPHAGDPVGIVADPCPVHPHPEGDGWQMWNLHMLTRDFGQLCRYAAANAALKTRPRVVFMGDSITDNWINADPSMFEDGRVDRGISGQTTPQMLVRFRQDVLALRPAAVHIMAGTNDIAGNTGAATMETVQGNITSMAQLARANGIKVILASIPPAAAFPWAKDKRPVPQIAAMNRWLRDYARANGHTYVDYHTALATPDGAMKPGLATDGVHPTPAGYAVMRPLALAAITKTLGASK; encoded by the coding sequence ATGCGACGCACCCGCTTAATCGGGGCCGGCCTGGCCCTGCTGTCCAGCGCCGCCCTATCGGCGCAGACCAACGTGCCCGGCGATCCGCATGCCGGCGATCCCGTCGGCATCGTCGCCGATCCCTGCCCCGTGCATCCGCACCCCGAAGGGGATGGATGGCAGATGTGGAACCTCCACATGCTCACCCGCGATTTCGGCCAGCTCTGTCGCTACGCCGCCGCCAATGCCGCGCTGAAGACCCGGCCGCGGGTCGTCTTCATGGGCGATTCCATTACCGACAACTGGATCAACGCCGATCCCTCCATGTTCGAGGATGGCCGCGTCGATCGCGGGATCAGCGGGCAGACCACGCCGCAGATGCTGGTCCGCTTCCGCCAGGACGTTCTCGCCCTGCGGCCCGCCGCCGTCCATATCATGGCCGGCACCAACGACATCGCCGGCAACACGGGGGCCGCGACGATGGAGACGGTGCAGGGCAACATCACCAGCATGGCGCAGCTCGCCCGCGCCAACGGTATCAAGGTCATCCTGGCCTCGATCCCGCCCGCCGCCGCCTTTCCTTGGGCAAAGGACAAGCGGCCGGTGCCGCAGATCGCGGCGATGAACCGCTGGTTGCGGGATTATGCCCGCGCCAACGGCCACACCTATGTCGATTACCACACCGCGCTCGCCACGCCCGACGGCGCGATGAAGCCCGGCCTCGCGACCGATGGCGTCCACCCGACGCCGGCGGGCTATGCGGTCATGCGCCCGCTGGCGCTGGCTGCCATCACCAAGACCCTGGGAGCCTCCAAGTGA